A part of Magnetospirillum sp. ME-1 genomic DNA contains:
- the mamI gene encoding magnetosome protein MamI, with product MPSVIFGLLALALGLLGVTAWWWSVTEFLRGAVPVALLILGLVALASGVQSVRLPRSNKGTASDPDIDG from the coding sequence ATGCCAAGCGTGATTTTCGGACTGCTGGCGCTTGCCCTCGGATTGCTGGGGGTGACGGCATGGTGGTGGTCGGTGACCGAGTTCCTGCGCGGAGCGGTGCCGGTGGCCCTGCTCATCCTTGGCTTGGTCGCGTTGGCCTCCGGGGTGCAATCCGTGCGGTTGCCTCGTTCCAACAAGGGGACCGCTTCAGACCCTGACATCGATGGTTGA
- the mamH gene encoding magnetosome biogenesis transporter MamH: MSRVEAAAAEVKVRQHNALYLLSALCMVFMTLVVAIQPLFLRNVLNISFETAGAVNANVQVVTEVLDLFIFAYLGYLSDRIGRVRIIVAGFLVAAIGAVIAPLSPWIGGASIGALVVYYVSRVIMSAGSGAVWPQLSALAGDFSDDDTRARLMSNTAFMMAFGVTLVYAVLMQIPAHAGIAVTMLLTAAVSLAGAWLAGKFLVDVAPRTQETSVPWRAVWSLVKAEPRLRLAFASSLFARSDMVFVGLFLMLWFIYFADLIKVGQAEAAARAGILIGLMGAVVMLSIPVWRSFIEHFGRIQAVLLGMVLSALGFIMLGFIINPFDWFIVLPILLIASGQAGCFVAPQILTVDYAPRDLLGSVLGAFNVIGCIGIIFFVQVGGFLFDYVGPPAPFVFTGVGNLIISAYALRLLKREARDGGGDDAPGDDGVA; encoded by the coding sequence GTGTCTCGAGTGGAAGCGGCTGCGGCAGAAGTTAAAGTGCGCCAGCACAACGCCCTTTATTTGCTGTCGGCGTTGTGCATGGTTTTCATGACCCTGGTGGTTGCTATTCAGCCGCTATTCTTGCGAAACGTTCTTAATATCTCATTCGAAACCGCCGGCGCCGTCAATGCCAATGTGCAGGTGGTGACCGAGGTTCTGGATCTCTTCATCTTCGCCTATCTCGGCTACCTGTCGGATCGGATCGGGCGGGTCAGGATCATCGTGGCCGGTTTTCTGGTCGCCGCCATCGGTGCGGTGATCGCGCCGCTCAGCCCCTGGATCGGCGGTGCCTCCATCGGGGCGCTGGTCGTCTATTACGTTTCGCGGGTCATCATGTCGGCGGGCAGCGGCGCGGTATGGCCTCAATTGTCGGCCCTGGCCGGGGATTTCAGCGACGACGACACCCGGGCGCGCCTGATGTCCAATACCGCGTTCATGATGGCCTTCGGGGTGACGCTGGTCTACGCTGTTTTGATGCAGATCCCGGCCCATGCGGGCATCGCCGTGACCATGCTGCTGACGGCGGCGGTCTCCCTGGCCGGTGCTTGGCTGGCGGGGAAATTCCTGGTGGATGTCGCTCCGCGCACCCAGGAAACCTCGGTTCCCTGGCGGGCGGTCTGGAGCTTGGTGAAGGCGGAGCCCCGCCTGCGCCTGGCTTTCGCCAGTTCGCTGTTCGCCCGCAGCGACATGGTGTTCGTAGGGCTCTTCCTCATGCTGTGGTTCATCTACTTTGCCGATCTGATCAAGGTCGGGCAGGCCGAGGCGGCGGCGCGGGCCGGAATCTTGATCGGGCTGATGGGGGCGGTGGTCATGCTCTCGATCCCGGTTTGGCGGTCGTTTATCGAGCATTTCGGCCGCATTCAGGCGGTTCTGCTCGGGATGGTGCTCTCCGCCCTGGGATTCATAATGTTGGGTTTCATCATCAATCCGTTCGACTGGTTCATCGTACTGCCCATCTTGTTGATTGCGTCCGGGCAGGCTGGTTGTTTTGTGGCGCCTCAAATATTAACAGTTGACTACGCGCCTAGGGATTTGCTTGGGTCTGTGCTTGGCGCATTTAATGTTATTGGGTGCATTGGTATTATTTTCTTTGTTCAGGTCGGCGGGTTTTTATTTGATTATGTTGGCCCGCCGGCACCTTTTGTCTTTACTGGTGTTGGAAACTTGATTATATCGGCGTATGCATTGCGCCTGCTAAAACGCGAGGCGCGTGACGGCGGCGGCGACGACGCCCCAGGGGACGACGGGGTGGCGTAG
- a CDS encoding DUF445 domain-containing protein, whose product MFAFSVWGEKAWPWLAPVRAFAEAALVGGIADWFAVTALFRHPFGLPIPHTAVIPRNHGRIAAAIGRFVADNLLASQALAQRLEELDTAGRLGRWLARPETAAMIAARIAGSLPPIVDTIGEQRWRSTIGGGLRKVVDTAITAPRMANILSYMVGRGYHHAILDHLVTEARSFVAQNRSFIRAKVAKECPEWLPLWVETQIAQGVTQGIDGSLGELTAPDHPWRLKFELFVHETIDGMTNSPHFAQRIEEVKMQVLDDPALDAYLRQLGSSAYDHLMEEAKTMEMLLENGLREIGQRLEHDTAMRATLNRWLRDATEALLVPRRELIGSLITDLVMRWRTPFLIEKLESHVGKDLQYIRINGTVVGGLVGLAIYTVTTLAQRKCISSFF is encoded by the coding sequence GTGTTCGCATTCTCCGTTTGGGGCGAGAAAGCCTGGCCCTGGCTGGCGCCGGTTCGGGCCTTCGCCGAAGCCGCCCTGGTCGGCGGCATCGCCGATTGGTTCGCGGTTACCGCCCTGTTTCGCCATCCTTTCGGACTTCCCATCCCCCACACCGCCGTCATTCCCCGCAATCACGGCCGGATCGCCGCCGCCATCGGCCGGTTCGTCGCCGACAACCTGCTGGCGTCGCAGGCCCTGGCCCAACGGCTGGAGGAACTCGATACCGCCGGACGGCTGGGGCGCTGGCTGGCCCGGCCTGAGACGGCGGCCATGATCGCCGCCCGGATCGCCGGATCGCTCCCCCCCATCGTCGATACAATCGGCGAGCAACGGTGGCGCAGCACCATCGGCGGCGGTCTGCGCAAGGTGGTCGATACCGCCATCACCGCCCCGCGCATGGCCAACATCTTGTCCTACATGGTGGGGCGCGGCTATCACCACGCCATCTTGGATCATCTGGTGACCGAGGCCCGCTCCTTCGTCGCCCAGAACCGTTCATTCATCCGCGCCAAGGTCGCCAAGGAATGTCCGGAATGGCTGCCGCTGTGGGTGGAGACCCAGATCGCACAGGGCGTCACCCAAGGCATCGACGGCTCACTGGGGGAGCTGACCGCCCCCGACCATCCCTGGCGGCTGAAATTCGAGCTCTTCGTCCACGAAACCATCGACGGCATGACCAATTCGCCGCATTTTGCCCAGCGGATCGAGGAGGTCAAGATGCAGGTTCTCGACGATCCCGCCCTGGATGCCTATCTCCGCCAGTTGGGAAGCAGCGCCTACGACCACCTGATGGAGGAGGCCAAGACCATGGAGATGCTCCTTGAAAACGGCCTGCGCGAGATCGGTCAACGGCTGGAGCACGACACCGCCATGCGGGCGACCCTGAACCGCTGGCTGCGCGACGCCACCGAAGCCTTGCTGGTGCCCCGGCGCGAGCTGATAGGCTCGCTGATCACCGATCTGGTCATGCGCTGGCGCACCCCGTTCCTGATCGAGAAGCTGGAAAGCCATGTGGGCAAGGATCTTCAGTATATCCGCATTAACGGCACCGTGGTCGGCGGCCTGGTCGGATTGGCCATCTACACGGTCACGACGCTGGCTCAGCGCAAGTGCATCAGCTCGTTTTTCTAG